TAGCTTAGTTATTAGTTTAACTTAAGCTTAAAAAAATGAATAGACTATATATTTATTTTTAGAAATCACTCCATTTTATAGTTATCCACATATATCTATATATTATTATTTTTCTTTTAAAAATTTAAAAAAACAATGGTGGTTATTATAGGGTGTTAATAAGTGGTATAACTTTTTTGAGTTTTATTTTGATGGCTTTAAATTTACAGTTTGTTAATAGGTTCTTAACAATAGAATTTTTTGTAAAAGCTTTATTTTGAATGATTTTAGATTTTATATACACAGTTGTTAACAACTCCATTTAACCACTTTTTACTCATAAGTTTTTTTCATTTTATGTTTATAGTGATCAATTTTTAGGCTCATAACATTAAAAAAAAAAGTGAGTTAAATATTTGTTTTTTTAGTTCCGGTTTTTGATTGGAAAAATAAATGGATATTCAATATTTTTCTTTTAGAAAGTAATCAACAGTTATTAACAAGTTGTTAAAAGTAATATTTAAAGTAATCAACATTCATAAAGGATAGCGGTGATTTTGGAATAAATATATTCCATTCATTTGATTATGAATTACTTGTATTTTTTAGAATGAAAAGTGTTTGTAAAAAGTCTTTTTGAAGATTATTTTTTGTATAAAAATACCAGTCGCTTGTATGATTTGTAGTGGGATTCGGTACCAAATTTATCAAATAAAAAACGAATAGATAATTTGAAAGGTGATTTCATTTTATGATACTATCATTTGATACTATCATTTATTTTGAATGATCTTATGAAACTAATTTTTTTAATAGACAATTTTAAGTCCTATATGAGAAAGTCAAGAATCTTGATGCCTTTATCAAAGCAGTCTACAATCTTAACAAGAAAACAATGATATATTTAGTAACTTTGCTACTTAAAATAATTAGAATTTAAATCATGACAATTTCTATAGGTAACGATCACGCAGGAACAGAATATAAATTTGCTATTAAGGAACTTCTTGAAGCTAAAGGTTATACTGTAAATAACCATGGAACCGATGCACATGACAGCGTTGATTACGCCGATTTTGTACATCCAGTGGCCACCGATGTTGTTAACAAGACCTCTACTTATGGTATTCTTATTTGTGGTAGCGCTAATGGTGTGGCTATGGCAGCAAACAAACATCAAAAAATTCGTGCTGGTTTATGCTGGAATAAGGAAATTGTACATTTAATAAGAAGTCATAATAACGCTAATATTTTATGTATTCCAGCTAGATTTACTGCCATTCCACAAGCTTTAGAAATGGTAGATGTGTTTTTAAATACCGAATTTGAAGGCGGACGTCACCAAACTAGAATAGATAAAATTCCTGTTTCTTGCTAAATGAGTCATCATCATGGGCATCATCATACTCATGATCATCCCGATCTTAAAGGTCGGAATCTGGTTATATCCATACTTTTAAATATTGTTATAACGGTTGCTCAAGTTATTGGTGGAATCCTTTCTGGAAGTCTAGCATTACTTAGTGATGCCTTACATAATTTTAGTGATGTAATTTCGTTAATTATTAGTTATGTCGCTAATAAATTAACCAAGAAAAAAGCATCATTTCAAAAAACCTTTGGATATAAACGTGCCGAAATATTAGCTGCTTTTATTAATGCCGCCACTTTAATTATTGTGGCTATTTTATTAATAATTGAAGCCATTAAACGTTTCCATAAACCTGAAATTATTGAATCTAATTTGGTTATTTGGTTATCCTTAATAGCTATTATAGGCAATGGTTTTAGTGTGCTTTTACTTAAAAAGGATTCTAAAAGCAATATGAACATGAAAAGTGCCTACATCCATCTTTTAACCGATATGATGGCTAGTGTGGCCGTGTTGGTTGGTGGATTACTCATGAAATATTATCAGCTTTTTTGGGTGGATAGTGTGCTTACTTTCGCTATTGCTATTTACTTAATTTGGATGGGTTTTGATTTGCTAATTAATTCTACCAAGGTTTTAATGCTTTTTACACCATCGTCGGTACCTATTGAAAAAATTGTGGCAGAAATTAATGCTTTTAACAGTATTAAAAACGTGCACCACGTTCATGTTTGGCAATTGAATGAAGATGAAGTGCATCTGGAAGCTCATATCGATTTTAGTGAAAATATCACCCTATCAGAATTTGATGCCATTTTACACGATATTGAAGATTTGGTTTTTAAAAAGTACGATATCAATCATGTAAACATTCAGCCTGAATACAGTAAAGATGATGCTAAAGATGTGATCGTTCAAGACTAATTACTGCGTAGGCAGGAATCTCATAATAAAAGGCAGTAGGTATCATTCTATTTAATTTTTCTTAAATCAAATAAATAAGAAACGCTTTCATATATTTTAACCCCATGACCTTAGATATCAAACTAAAATCTTTTGAAGCTTTAACGACACAAGAACTCTATGATGTACTGCAATTAAGGAGCGAAGTTTTTGTGGTAGAACAAGACTGTGTATATCAAGATATTGATGGTAAAGACCAAAAAGCATGGCATGTATTAGGGTTTAAGGAAGACAAATTAGTGGCTTATACACGTATTTTTAAACCAGGTATTTACTTTGATGAATCTAGTATTGGTCGTGTGGTAGTAGCTAAAAATGAACGACGCCACCAATATGGTTATCATATTATGGAATTTTCTATAGATGCTATTAAAACACATTTCCGCGAAAGCGTTATAAAAATTTCGGCACAATATTATTTAAAAGCATTTTATTCCAATCTTGGTTTTAAAGCCGTAGGCGAAACTTATTTGGAAGATGGTATTCCGCATATCGCGATGTTTTATAAGCTTTAAAGGTTGTATACCTTAATGGATAACCTATTTCAAGTCTGAATTTATGGATAATTTTTTTATTTTTTTTATAAAAATTTAATAATCAGTAAGTTGTGATTAAATACTGTAAATTTTATTTAAGTTTTAAAAAATAAGTAATTACAAAAATCTGTTAATATGATATCTAAAATTTTAGGTCTAGCCACATTAATGCTTTTTTTTTCTTGTATCAAAGAAACAAAGGACGTTCAAAAAAACGTCACGCATTATTCTATCAAACAATTTATGGATAATGAGTCCGTTTACGGTGGGAGTTTTTCTGCAGATAATAATAATGTACTGGTTTCAAGTAACCTGTCGGGTATTTTTAATGTGTACAGCATTCCGGCAAGCGGTGGCGAGATAACGCCTATTACAAGTTCTGATAGTACTTCAATTTTTAGTACCTCATATTTTCCAAACGACAACAGAATATTATTTTCTACCGATGGAAATGGTAATGAAATAACACATCTTTATGTTAAGCAATTGGATGGATCCGTTCAGGATTTAACTCCTGGTGAAAATGCTAAATCTAGTTTTTATGGCTGGTCGGGAGATGAAAAATATTTTTACTTTGGATCTAATAAAAGAGATCCAAACTATTTTGATGTTTATAAATTAGCGATTGATGATTATACTACCACCATGATTTATCAAAATAACGATGGTATGGAGTTTAGTGGCATATCTAACGATGAAAATTTTATAGCTCTATCAAAATCCATAAATACCAACGATTACGATTTATTTATTTACAATGTTAAAACAAAGGAAATTAATAAAATCAACGACCATTTGAGTGCTAATATGGCTCAAGATTTTTCAGAAGATAATTCAACGTTTTATTATACAACCGATGATGGTGGCGAATTTTCATATCTCATGGCATATGATTTACAGTCCAAAGAAAAGAAAAAAGTCATGGAGAAAGCTTGGGATATCTCAGGAATTAGTTTTACTTCAAAAGGCTCTTACATGGTTGTTTATGTTAACGAAGATGGCAGAAATGCTGTTGAGGTTTTAGATTCCAAAACCATGAAACCTATTAATTTACCAGATTTTAAAGACAGTAGTATTACAAATATCCGTTTTAGTAAGGATGAAAAATGGATGTGTATGTATGTTGGCGGCACAAACAAACCTTCCGATTTATACACCTATAATTTAGAGACTAAAGAACAGCATAAATTAACAAACGTATTAAACGATGCTATAAATATTGACGATTTGGTGACCGCTAAAGTGATACGTTACAAGTCTTTTGATGGTACCGAAATTCCGGCCATTTACTATGCGCCACATCATGCCTCTAAGGATAATCAAGTCCCAGCAATGGTTTGGGTGCATGGTGGACCTGGTGGGCAAAGTCGACAACAATTTTCTGCCTTAATTCAATATTTAGTCAATCATGGTTATGCGATTCTAGCCGTTAATAACCGCGGAAGTAGTGGTTATGGAAAAACCTTTTATAAAATGGATGATAAAAACCATGGCGAAAAAGATTTAAAAGATTGTATTGAAGGCAAAAATTGGTTAGCTAAGCAATCTGAAATAGACGGCAATAAAATAGGAATATTAGGAGGATCGTACGGTGGTTTTATGACTATGGCCGCATTAACCTCTACACCCGAAGAATTTAAAGTTGGTGTTAATTTATTTGGAGTTACCAATTGGATGCGTACTTTAAAGAGTATTCCACCTTATTGGGAAGCTTATAGAACCTCGTTATACTTAGAGTTAGGTGATCCTTTTACCGCCGATTCGGTACGTTTAAAACGTATTTCACCATTATTTCATGCCGATAAAGTAACTAAGCCTTTAATTGTTTTACAAGGTTCACAAGACCCTAGGGTGTTACAAATTGAATCGGATGAAATTGTTGAAGCAGTGCGTAAAAACAATGTGCCTGTAGATTATGTTTTATTTGAAGATGAAGGTCATGGTTTTAGAAAAAAGGAAAATCAAATGGAAGCATACAGTCGAATTCTGAAGTTTTTAGATACTTATTTAAAAAATGAGCCAGAATCAACCGATACTGCTTTAAAATAAAAGTATAATAGCGGTAAATGTTTAGATTAATGATTTTTAAAAAATTAAAAATTAAGCTGGTACTAATTTTACTGGCTCTAAACTTTGCTTGTTTTAAGAATACAAAGCAGATTCGTATTGAAGACATATCACCTTGGTGTATCGTGTCGTTCGATTCTCTAGAACGCCAACCTAAGGCACGTATTGCCATGTTAAAAACTATGGGGTTTTCTAAATATGGTTACAATTGGAAAGAAAATCATTTATCCTATATTGAAGAAGAATTTGCTCTTGCTAAAGCCAATAATTTAGAAATTGTATCCATTTTTTTGTGGTTAAATGCCAAAAGAGATAGCATCGGAAAATTAAGTGCTTTAAATGAACAGTTATTTAATAAGCTCAAATTAATTGATAATAAACCAGAAATATGGTTGAGTTTTAGTGATAATTATTTTGAAAATTTATCGCAAGAAGAAGCTTTAAACCGTGCCATCTCATATATCAAATTTGTAAAGGAAAAAGCTGATCAAGTAGGATGTGGTATCGCATTATACAACCATCATGGCTGGTTTGGAAATCCTGATAATCAAGTCGACATCATTAAAAAATTACCAGAATATGATTTAAAGATGGTGTATAATTTTCATCATGCTCACGATTATTTAGATGATTATCCAAGGATCTTAAAAAAAATAAAGCCTTATTTAACTTATGTTAATTTAAATGGATTACGAAAAGATGGTCCTAAAATATTAACCATAGGTGAAGGTGATTATGAGTACGACATGATTAAAACGCTGTTAGATGAAGGGTATTATGGACCTTGGGGTATTTTAGGTCATATTAAAACCGAAGATGTAGAAGTTGTTTTACAAAGAAATATGGCGGGCGTAGAGCGAATAAATCAACGATTAATTGATGATATTAAATAAGCTTTCTAAAAGTATTATTTTACTTGATCATCCACATAAGTGATAACAATTTCAACGCGTCTGTCAAATTTAGGATCACCGCCTAATGGAAATTTTCTGCGCATGCCTAGGTGTCTCATACGTTTTTTACTCACCCCTTTTTTAGCAAAGTAGTTATAAACAAATTCGGCACGGGCTTCAGAAAGGTTGCGTTTTTTCGTTTTTATATCTACGGCATCACGGGTGTTTTGTGTGCAACATACATGGCCTTGAATGGTGAAATAAATGTCTTTACGGGCTACAAGCGCATCGGCTATCTCTTCAAGATTACGCTGAGATTCGGCGTTAATAGTAACTTCACCAGTTTTAAAGTGAATGGTGCTAAAAACTATTTTATCACCTTTTTTACCTTCTTTAATCTTTTCAATGATGGTTTTTTCTTTTTCCTCATTTAAAATTTTAACCTCTTCAATAGTTTCTGGCTCTGGAAGTTTAGGTTCCACGATAATTTCAACTTTTCGGTTTAAGCCTCGAATTTTTAAAATATCTTCTTCTTTTACAATTCTGAGTAAAATTTTTCCTTTGCCATCCACATTAGTAATTAAGCTTTCGCTTATTTTATTGTTTGAAAATATGCTTTTTATGGCATCAGCACGTTGTTGAGAAAGGATTAAATTATAATTATCGGCGCCGCGATCGTCGCAAAATCCGAATATAGAAATGGATTCTATTTGGATATCATTTAAGGTGGAAATGAAGAGAAGTAAGCGGTTTTCTTCAGTACTAGGAACATCGTATTTATCGGTCTCAAAATACACTTCATGTGTCAGTGCTTGTTGCGAAAAAGCACAGATACACTGGA
This genomic interval from Tamlana carrageenivorans contains the following:
- a CDS encoding OmpA family protein; the encoded protein is MIKLLVSLLITLQCICAFSQQALTHEVYFETDKYDVPSTEENRLLLFISTLNDIQIESISIFGFCDDRGADNYNLILSQQRADAIKSIFSNNKISESLITNVDGKGKILLRIVKEEDILKIRGLNRKVEIIVEPKLPEPETIEEVKILNEEKEKTIIEKIKEGKKGDKIVFSTIHFKTGEVTINAESQRNLEEIADALVARKDIYFTIQGHVCCTQNTRDAVDIKTKKRNLSEARAEFVYNYFAKKGVSKKRMRHLGMRRKFPLGGDPKFDRRVEIVITYVDDQVK
- a CDS encoding GNAT family N-acetyltransferase; protein product: MTLDIKLKSFEALTTQELYDVLQLRSEVFVVEQDCVYQDIDGKDQKAWHVLGFKEDKLVAYTRIFKPGIYFDESSIGRVVVAKNERRHQYGYHIMEFSIDAIKTHFRESVIKISAQYYLKAFYSNLGFKAVGETYLEDGIPHIAMFYKL
- a CDS encoding S9 family peptidase; the encoded protein is MISKILGLATLMLFFSCIKETKDVQKNVTHYSIKQFMDNESVYGGSFSADNNNVLVSSNLSGIFNVYSIPASGGEITPITSSDSTSIFSTSYFPNDNRILFSTDGNGNEITHLYVKQLDGSVQDLTPGENAKSSFYGWSGDEKYFYFGSNKRDPNYFDVYKLAIDDYTTTMIYQNNDGMEFSGISNDENFIALSKSINTNDYDLFIYNVKTKEINKINDHLSANMAQDFSEDNSTFYYTTDDGGEFSYLMAYDLQSKEKKKVMEKAWDISGISFTSKGSYMVVYVNEDGRNAVEVLDSKTMKPINLPDFKDSSITNIRFSKDEKWMCMYVGGTNKPSDLYTYNLETKEQHKLTNVLNDAINIDDLVTAKVIRYKSFDGTEIPAIYYAPHHASKDNQVPAMVWVHGGPGGQSRQQFSALIQYLVNHGYAILAVNNRGSSGYGKTFYKMDDKNHGEKDLKDCIEGKNWLAKQSEIDGNKIGILGGSYGGFMTMAALTSTPEEFKVGVNLFGVTNWMRTLKSIPPYWEAYRTSLYLELGDPFTADSVRLKRISPLFHADKVTKPLIVLQGSQDPRVLQIESDEIVEAVRKNNVPVDYVLFEDEGHGFRKKENQMEAYSRILKFLDTYLKNEPESTDTALK
- a CDS encoding cation diffusion facilitator family transporter, coding for MSHHHGHHHTHDHPDLKGRNLVISILLNIVITVAQVIGGILSGSLALLSDALHNFSDVISLIISYVANKLTKKKASFQKTFGYKRAEILAAFINAATLIIVAILLIIEAIKRFHKPEIIESNLVIWLSLIAIIGNGFSVLLLKKDSKSNMNMKSAYIHLLTDMMASVAVLVGGLLMKYYQLFWVDSVLTFAIAIYLIWMGFDLLINSTKVLMLFTPSSVPIEKIVAEINAFNSIKNVHHVHVWQLNEDEVHLEAHIDFSENITLSEFDAILHDIEDLVFKKYDINHVNIQPEYSKDDAKDVIVQD
- a CDS encoding RpiB/LacA/LacB family sugar-phosphate isomerase, with translation MTISIGNDHAGTEYKFAIKELLEAKGYTVNNHGTDAHDSVDYADFVHPVATDVVNKTSTYGILICGSANGVAMAANKHQKIRAGLCWNKEIVHLIRSHNNANILCIPARFTAIPQALEMVDVFLNTEFEGGRHQTRIDKIPVSC
- a CDS encoding sugar phosphate isomerase/epimerase family protein, producing the protein MIFKKLKIKLVLILLALNFACFKNTKQIRIEDISPWCIVSFDSLERQPKARIAMLKTMGFSKYGYNWKENHLSYIEEEFALAKANNLEIVSIFLWLNAKRDSIGKLSALNEQLFNKLKLIDNKPEIWLSFSDNYFENLSQEEALNRAISYIKFVKEKADQVGCGIALYNHHGWFGNPDNQVDIIKKLPEYDLKMVYNFHHAHDYLDDYPRILKKIKPYLTYVNLNGLRKDGPKILTIGEGDYEYDMIKTLLDEGYYGPWGILGHIKTEDVEVVLQRNMAGVERINQRLIDDIK